From the genome of Candidatus Palauibacter australiensis, one region includes:
- a CDS encoding DUF58 domain-containing protein produces MIPREILRKVRRIEITTRGLVDQVFSGEYHSVFKGRGINFAEVREYDYGDDIRTIDWNVTARTGTPHVKIFEEERELTVMLLVDVSASGDFGTRERMKGDLAVEVCSLLAFSAIKNNDKVGLIIFSDRVEKFVPPRKGRRHVLRVLREMLYHEPAGRATDLGAALEYLSRIIRRRAVVFVVSDFVSKPFEKALGVAGRRHDVVALRVRDRRESELPPIGLVELEDAETGERIVVDTSNRDFRAAFASRGEEARAGQDRTFRRSKVDVVDLSPGRPYLRPLMRFFEERGRRI; encoded by the coding sequence ATGATTCCGCGGGAGATCCTCCGGAAGGTCCGCCGCATCGAGATCACGACGCGGGGGCTCGTGGACCAGGTGTTCTCGGGCGAATACCACTCCGTGTTCAAGGGACGCGGCATCAACTTCGCCGAGGTCCGCGAGTACGACTACGGCGATGACATCCGCACGATCGACTGGAACGTCACCGCCCGCACCGGAACGCCCCACGTCAAGATCTTCGAGGAAGAGCGCGAACTCACGGTGATGCTGCTCGTCGACGTGAGCGCGTCCGGAGATTTCGGCACCCGCGAGCGCATGAAGGGAGACCTCGCCGTGGAGGTGTGTTCCCTCCTCGCCTTCAGCGCGATCAAGAACAACGACAAGGTCGGGCTCATCATCTTCAGCGACCGCGTCGAGAAGTTCGTCCCGCCCCGGAAGGGCCGGCGGCACGTCCTGCGCGTGCTGCGCGAGATGCTCTACCACGAGCCCGCGGGCCGCGCGACGGACCTCGGCGCGGCGCTCGAATATCTTTCCCGCATCATCCGCCGGCGGGCCGTGGTGTTCGTGGTCTCCGATTTCGTCTCGAAACCCTTCGAGAAGGCGCTCGGGGTCGCGGGCCGGCGGCACGACGTCGTCGCCCTCCGCGTGAGGGACCGCCGGGAGTCGGAGCTGCCACCGATCGGACTCGTCGAACTCGAGGACGCGGAGACGGGAGAACGGATCGTCGTCGATACGTCGAACCGGGACTTCCGCGCGGCGTTCGCAAGCCGCGGGGAGGAGGCGCGGGCGGGGCAGGACCGGACCTTCCGGCGCAGCAAGGTCGATGTCGTGGACCTCAGTCCCGGGCGCCCCTACCTGCGGCCGCTCATGCGCTTCTTCGAGGAACGGGGGCGGCGCATATGA
- a CDS encoding AAA family ATPase, protein MSHDIEAIQEKIREQSAFVERLADEVGRVIVGQRTMVERLLIGLLADGHVLMEGVPGLAKTLTVRTLAQAIDTGFQRIQFTPDLLPADLIGTLIFDPKRSEFQTRKGPIFSNIILADEINRSPAKVQSALLEAMQERTVTIGDETFPLDDPFLVLATQNPIEQEGTYPLPEAQVDRFMLKLSVGYPDKEEELEIMRRMGVGSAPEPQTVVTPDEILRARRAVDLIYMDRQVERYIVELVFASRAPADHGLDDLADLIAYGGSPRASICLARTARAHAFLRHRGYVTPEDVRSVALDVLRHRVLVTYEAEAEEVTSEDVVNRILDSVEVP, encoded by the coding sequence GTGAGTCACGACATCGAAGCGATACAGGAGAAGATCCGCGAGCAGAGCGCCTTCGTGGAGCGGCTGGCCGACGAGGTGGGGCGCGTCATCGTGGGGCAGCGAACCATGGTCGAGCGGCTCCTCATCGGCCTGCTCGCCGACGGCCATGTGCTCATGGAGGGAGTGCCGGGACTGGCGAAGACCCTCACGGTGCGGACGCTCGCGCAGGCGATCGACACCGGCTTCCAGCGGATCCAGTTCACGCCGGACCTCCTCCCCGCCGACCTCATCGGAACGCTGATCTTCGACCCCAAGCGGAGCGAGTTCCAGACCCGAAAGGGTCCGATCTTCTCCAACATCATCCTCGCCGACGAGATCAACCGGTCCCCCGCCAAGGTCCAGTCCGCGCTCCTCGAGGCGATGCAGGAACGGACGGTCACGATCGGGGACGAGACCTTCCCCCTCGACGACCCGTTCCTCGTTCTCGCGACGCAGAATCCGATCGAGCAGGAGGGGACGTACCCGCTCCCCGAGGCGCAGGTGGACCGTTTCATGCTCAAGCTCTCCGTCGGATATCCGGACAAGGAGGAGGAGCTGGAGATCATGCGGCGCATGGGCGTCGGGTCCGCGCCCGAGCCGCAGACGGTCGTCACGCCGGACGAGATCCTCCGGGCGCGCCGCGCCGTCGACCTCATCTACATGGACCGGCAGGTCGAGCGGTACATCGTGGAACTGGTCTTCGCCTCGCGCGCGCCGGCCGACCACGGACTCGACGACCTCGCGGACCTCATCGCCTACGGCGGGTCGCCGAGAGCCAGCATCTGCCTGGCGCGAACGGCGCGGGCACACGCCTTCCTGCGGCACCGGGGTTACGTGACGCCGGAGGATGTGCGCTCCGTGGCCCTCGACGTCCTGCGGCACCGCGTGCTCGTCACCTACGAGGCCGAGGCCGAGGAAGTCACGAGCGAAGACGTGGTGAACCGCATCCTCGACAGCGTCGAGGTCCCGTAG
- a CDS encoding alpha-hydroxy acid oxidase, whose product MYDTPEPGSESKAVHRRDLLRWLAASPLLGAFAGCDLGLVGRAVAQEAPARSLDDLVPSAQEALDVFDLEKVAAQTVPTAHWGYIKTGVDGEGTQANNRASLERIYLRARRLVDVSNLDMRVSIFGREWPTPLMIAPAGSQVGFHRDGELATARAAAARNHLQTLSSVSSTGVEAVNEARGEPVWYQLYAPRHWNATVALVNRVREAGCPVIVLTVDLLGGSNRLTLERYRRIDDRNCESCHRSGGRADPVKPMYEGLPQGPPDSAGPTMTWDYVHRLRDITDQRIVVKGLVTREDTELALEHGVDGIWVSNHGGRAEGSGRATIDALPEVVEVAGGEVPIIVDGGFRRGTDIFKGLARGATAVAIGRPYLWGLGAFGQAGVERVLEILIEELRITMGAVGTPSLADIGPHSIGVD is encoded by the coding sequence ATGTACGACACGCCGGAGCCGGGATCGGAATCGAAGGCCGTCCACCGTCGCGACCTCCTCCGCTGGCTTGCGGCCAGCCCTCTCCTGGGTGCGTTCGCCGGTTGCGACCTGGGCTTGGTGGGGCGCGCAGTGGCGCAGGAGGCGCCGGCGCGGTCGCTCGATGACCTCGTCCCGTCGGCGCAGGAGGCCCTCGACGTCTTCGACCTCGAGAAGGTGGCCGCGCAGACGGTTCCAACGGCGCACTGGGGATACATCAAGACCGGCGTCGACGGTGAGGGGACGCAGGCGAACAACCGGGCCTCGCTGGAGCGCATCTACCTCCGCGCGCGCCGGCTGGTCGACGTCTCGAACCTCGACATGCGCGTCTCGATCTTCGGGCGGGAGTGGCCGACGCCGCTCATGATCGCTCCGGCGGGAAGCCAGGTCGGCTTTCACCGCGACGGCGAGCTCGCCACCGCGCGGGCGGCCGCGGCCCGCAACCACCTGCAGACGCTCTCATCGGTGAGTTCCACGGGGGTCGAGGCGGTGAACGAGGCGCGGGGGGAGCCGGTCTGGTACCAGCTGTACGCGCCGCGCCACTGGAACGCGACCGTCGCGCTCGTGAACCGCGTTCGTGAAGCCGGCTGCCCCGTCATCGTGCTCACGGTGGATCTCCTGGGCGGGAGCAATCGTCTCACGCTGGAGCGCTACCGGCGGATCGATGACCGCAACTGCGAGAGCTGTCACCGGAGCGGCGGCCGCGCGGACCCCGTCAAGCCGATGTACGAGGGGCTGCCCCAGGGTCCGCCGGACAGCGCCGGCCCCACCATGACGTGGGACTACGTGCACCGCCTGCGCGACATCACGGACCAGCGGATCGTCGTGAAAGGGCTCGTCACCCGCGAGGATACCGAACTCGCGCTGGAACACGGCGTGGACGGCATCTGGGTCTCGAACCACGGCGGCCGCGCGGAGGGCAGCGGCCGCGCCACGATCGACGCGCTTCCCGAGGTCGTCGAGGTGGCGGGCGGCGAGGTGCCGATCATCGTCGACGGAGGTTTCCGCCGCGGCACGGACATCTTCAAGGGCCTCGCGCGGGGCGCGACGGCGGTGGCGATCGGGCGCCCCTACCTGTGGGGACTCGGCGCCTTCGGCCAGGCGGGCGTCGAGCGGGTGCTGGAAATCCTGATCGAGGAACTGCGCATCACCATGGGCGCCGTCGGGACCCCGTCACTCGCCGACATCGGCCCCCACTCCATCGGCGTCGACTGA